A genomic window from Archaeoglobus profundus DSM 5631 includes:
- the pstS gene encoding phosphate ABC transporter substrate-binding protein PstS, with product MKRRYSLLLLLALAPLFCGCAQKHTTPEQNVITIYGSGATFPQPQIEKWISLYEKINPNIKIEYQGKGSGGGQNDFKEGLVDFAATDPPVKENLWRELERKGQPLQFPIIVGAVVVVYNVPGVDNLRLDGKTLADIFMGKIEYWDDPAIKALNPNANLPHEKIIIIHRSDSSGTTKIFTTYLCLVSEEFEKKVGSGKLVNWPVDELGRGLGGKGNAGVVATLKQTRYSIAYTELAYALKENLKMVALKNKAGKFVIANETTIKSAVGAVKAYIPSPEEGYKEDIRQFLNAEGENSYPIVAFSHILLWKSYPKEKAGAIKEFFTWVLTEGQKSENVVEGYVGLPKDVAEIGLKAVQSIEGV from the coding sequence ATGAAACGGAGGTACAGCCTGTTATTGTTGTTAGCTTTGGCTCCCCTGTTCTGCGGATGTGCTCAAAAGCATACAACACCAGAGCAAAATGTGATAACAATATACGGAAGCGGTGCCACATTTCCACAGCCACAAATCGAGAAGTGGATTTCGCTGTACGAGAAAATTAATCCGAATATTAAGATAGAGTATCAGGGCAAGGGAAGCGGTGGGGGTCAAAACGACTTCAAGGAGGGTTTGGTTGACTTTGCCGCAACCGATCCGCCAGTAAAGGAAAACCTTTGGAGAGAACTCGAAAGGAAAGGACAACCCTTGCAATTTCCGATAATAGTCGGTGCCGTGGTTGTTGTGTACAACGTCCCGGGTGTTGATAACTTGAGGCTTGACGGAAAGACGTTAGCGGACATATTCATGGGCAAGATCGAATACTGGGATGATCCAGCAATAAAGGCTCTAAATCCAAACGCAAACCTTCCTCACGAGAAGATAATTATCATACACAGGAGTGACTCGAGTGGAACGACCAAGATATTCACGACATACCTCTGCTTGGTGAGCGAGGAGTTTGAGAAGAAAGTAGGAAGCGGGAAATTGGTTAACTGGCCAGTTGACGAGCTTGGTAGAGGGTTAGGTGGAAAGGGTAATGCTGGAGTTGTTGCAACGCTCAAGCAGACGAGGTATTCCATAGCCTACACTGAATTGGCTTACGCCTTGAAAGAGAACCTCAAGATGGTTGCACTGAAGAACAAGGCTGGAAAATTTGTCATTGCCAACGAGACAACGATCAAATCTGCAGTGGGTGCAGTTAAAGCTTACATACCATCGCCAGAGGAGGGGTACAAGGAGGATATAAGACAGTTCCTAAACGCTGAAGGGGAAAACTCCTATCCAATCGTTGCTTTCAGCCACATACTACTCTGGAAAAGCTATCCAAAGGAGAAGGCTGGGGCAATTAAAGAATTCTTCACATGGGTGCTAACAGAGGGCCAGAAATCTGAAAACGTAGTTGAGGGTTACGTTGGACTGCCAAAGGATGTTGCTGAGATTGGTTTGAAAGCCGTTCAGAGCATCGAAGGTGTATGA
- a CDS encoding phosphate ABC transporter ATP-binding protein, whose product MNAIETVNLRVWYGNNEVIKGVDLLIPQNVCFAIMGPSGCGKSTLLRTFNRLLELNEIARVEGDVKLFGRSVYKMNAVEVRRRVGMVFQIPNPFPHMSIYDNVALGVKYNKLVKSKKELDEVVEWALKKAALWDEVKDRLKDKASQLSGGQMQRLCIARALALKPDVLLMDEPTANLDPVSASKVEELIYELKKELTIVIVTHSPAQASRVSDYVAFLYMGKLIEIGKTEEVFENPKNELTERYLTGRMG is encoded by the coding sequence ATGAACGCAATCGAAACCGTGAATCTTAGAGTTTGGTACGGTAACAACGAGGTAATCAAGGGTGTGGACTTATTGATACCTCAAAACGTCTGCTTTGCGATAATGGGTCCTTCTGGATGTGGAAAATCAACTCTCCTGAGAACCTTCAACAGGTTGCTCGAACTTAACGAAATAGCTAGAGTTGAAGGGGATGTGAAACTCTTTGGGAGAAGCGTATACAAGATGAATGCTGTTGAAGTTAGAAGGAGGGTTGGGATGGTCTTTCAAATTCCGAACCCCTTTCCTCACATGAGCATATACGACAACGTAGCCTTGGGCGTTAAATACAACAAGCTCGTCAAATCGAAAAAGGAGCTTGATGAAGTGGTGGAATGGGCATTAAAAAAAGCTGCACTTTGGGATGAGGTTAAGGATAGGTTGAAGGACAAGGCATCACAGCTGAGCGGTGGACAGATGCAGAGGCTTTGCATTGCAAGGGCTTTAGCTTTAAAGCCTGACGTGTTACTGATGGACGAACCCACAGCAAATCTCGATCCCGTCAGTGCAAGTAAAGTTGAAGAGCTTATTTACGAGCTTAAAAAGGAGTTAACGATAGTAATCGTTACTCACTCACCAGCTCAGGCATCAAGGGTTAGTGATTATGTCGCCTTTCTATACATGGGAAAGCTGATAGAGATTGGTAAAACTGAGGAGGTCTTCGAAAATCCGAAGAACGAGCTGACTGAGAGGTATTTGACCGGTAGAATGGGGTGA
- a CDS encoding phosphate signaling complex PhoU family protein: MIAERRLEKIREEVLKLHDVAKRSVEICLEGLRGNDEIRRKLEDLEMEADIIHSDIDYDCVTFIALFQPVARDLRFVVGMMKTSSGYERITDLALEVGYYYCYDEELLSLFEEMRKNLLEMFKVLEDSYAGSEVGIVHMLKRHDNVVDECYEKAIVYLKNKCKVEPVLVARHLERMGDILGKIGSTVVFIESGKRIWIK, from the coding sequence TTGATAGCGGAAAGAAGGTTAGAGAAGATACGGGAGGAGGTTTTGAAGCTTCACGATGTGGCTAAAAGGTCGGTTGAGATTTGCCTTGAGGGTTTAAGGGGGAATGATGAGATAAGGAGGAAGCTTGAAGACCTTGAGATGGAAGCTGACATAATACATTCAGACATTGATTACGACTGCGTAACTTTCATAGCTCTATTTCAACCCGTTGCCAGAGATTTGAGATTTGTCGTTGGTATGATGAAAACCTCCTCTGGATACGAGAGAATTACCGACTTGGCCCTTGAGGTGGGATACTACTACTGTTACGATGAGGAGCTTTTGTCGTTATTTGAGGAGATGCGGAAGAATCTGCTCGAAATGTTCAAAGTCTTGGAGGATAGCTACGCTGGAAGCGAAGTTGGCATAGTTCACATGCTGAAAAGGCACGACAATGTGGTAGATGAATGTTACGAGAAAGCTATAGTCTATTTAAAGAATAAGTGTAAGGTTGAACCTGTTCTAGTTGCGAGACATTTAGAAAGGATGGGAGACATACTAGGTAAAATAGGATCGACTGTAGTATTCATTGAAAGTGGCAAAAGAATATGGATAAAGTGA
- a CDS encoding ATP/GTP-binding protein, whose protein sequence is MEQIFVYFIGTAGSGKTHLTKAFSDYLDFKKVSHIIVNLDPGAEELPYEPDVDVREHFTLDTIMEKYKVGPNGAQIIGADLVGTIADDLKDDIELYDAKIVLVDTPGQMELFTLRRSGEVIVRCFGRENGVMVYLFDPVVSKTPSGFISLVFMASSAVFRLNIPQILVLAKADVLEEREVETIVRWSSDPEELYSDLTLESEKALSLDLFLMLKDIGLFRPLIPVSSMTGQGMDDIYDGIQEIFYGGEDLEKIFG, encoded by the coding sequence ATGGAACAGATTTTCGTTTACTTCATAGGGACGGCCGGAAGCGGTAAAACTCACTTGACCAAAGCCTTCTCGGATTACTTAGACTTTAAGAAGGTCAGCCATATAATCGTAAATTTAGATCCAGGTGCCGAAGAGTTGCCCTATGAGCCAGATGTTGATGTGAGAGAGCACTTCACGCTCGACACGATAATGGAGAAGTACAAAGTTGGGCCGAACGGTGCACAGATAATCGGTGCGGATTTAGTGGGGACGATAGCTGACGATTTAAAGGACGATATCGAGCTTTACGATGCGAAGATAGTGTTGGTAGATACACCGGGACAGATGGAGCTTTTCACGCTTAGGAGAAGCGGTGAAGTAATCGTCAGATGCTTTGGAAGAGAGAACGGTGTGATGGTATATTTATTTGATCCTGTTGTATCGAAAACTCCCTCGGGATTTATTTCCCTCGTTTTCATGGCATCATCAGCAGTCTTTAGATTGAACATACCTCAGATACTAGTCCTAGCTAAGGCTGATGTGCTTGAGGAGAGAGAGGTTGAAACTATCGTCAGATGGAGTTCCGATCCCGAAGAGCTCTACAGCGATTTAACATTAGAGTCTGAGAAGGCACTCAGCTTAGATCTATTTCTGATGCTAAAGGATATTGGTCTGTTCAGACCGTTGATACCAGTCTCATCCATGACTGGGCAGGGAATGGACGATATTTACGACGGAATTCAGGAAATCTTTTACGGAGGTGAGGATTTGGAGAAGATATTCGGTTAG
- the pstC gene encoding phosphate ABC transporter permease subunit PstC — protein sequence MKADKFKLALLPVASTVFGIFALMLIVFFSASIPIFQREGLAIYTTNVWKAVEEGEEFYGVLSAIYGSVYTSVIAILIALPLSIGFAVFVIDYAPRKLKEPLIIATDIMAGLPTILYGIWGAFVLVPLLRDYVMKPLYGHLSFIPLFSYPPITGYSYFSAGVLLAIMVTPFASAIVREAYRMIPRVYREGAYALGLTRYEATKVLLGYIKPAILAGTLLAFGRAIGETVAVSLVVGNTFNIHPSLFAPGYTISSLIANQFGNAFIYEYMPSALFASGLALFIIGLTVNVAGLILLRRWKYA from the coding sequence ATGAAGGCGGATAAGTTTAAATTGGCACTCCTGCCAGTAGCTTCTACCGTCTTTGGAATTTTTGCCCTAATGTTGATCGTGTTTTTCTCCGCATCTATTCCAATTTTCCAAAGGGAGGGTTTGGCTATATATACCACGAATGTCTGGAAAGCCGTTGAGGAGGGGGAAGAGTTCTACGGAGTTCTTTCAGCCATTTATGGTAGTGTATACACCTCCGTGATTGCAATTCTAATTGCTCTACCTCTTTCGATAGGTTTTGCAGTGTTCGTGATAGATTACGCACCTCGAAAACTCAAGGAACCTCTCATAATTGCTACGGACATAATGGCTGGCTTGCCTACCATACTCTACGGGATATGGGGAGCTTTCGTTCTGGTTCCACTACTTAGGGACTACGTGATGAAACCTCTTTACGGTCATCTCTCGTTCATACCCCTCTTCTCCTATCCACCCATAACGGGTTACAGCTACTTCTCAGCTGGGGTTTTGCTGGCCATAATGGTTACACCCTTCGCCAGTGCGATAGTAAGAGAGGCATACAGGATGATTCCGAGGGTTTACAGAGAAGGTGCATATGCCTTAGGTTTGACGAGGTATGAAGCTACTAAGGTTTTATTGGGATACATAAAGCCTGCTATACTGGCTGGGACTCTTCTAGCATTTGGAAGGGCTATCGGTGAGACTGTAGCTGTGAGCTTGGTTGTCGGTAACACGTTCAACATACATCCGAGCCTCTTCGCTCCTGGATACACCATATCATCGCTCATAGCCAACCAGTTCGGCAATGCTTTCATATACGAGTATATGCCTTCGGCACTATTCGCATCTGGACTGGCTCTATTCATAATTGGTCTGACAGTAAACGTCGCCGGATTAATTCTACTGAGGAGGTGGAAGTATGCTTAG
- the pstA gene encoding phosphate ABC transporter permease PstA yields MLRRLKERVFLCSVAVATFLTIVPFFHILFSVFANGLPVLINGGIEFLTGTLAPPDNGLGGIGPSIVGTFVLTFLASLMGLPIAVLTGVFSAEYPNSIIGKATRTLLLIMMEFPTILVGLFVMNILVLPMGTYSAIAGALALAIVMMPYVAVYTEHALREIPFIYKEGAFALGLKRATVVFKIMMGMARKGVVTGILIGMAKVAGETAPLLFTAGGSSRIYFAGMDRPVGAIPLLIYQLVQQPYENYHQIAWGASLILMLIFLAIFIPIRLSIKEVKL; encoded by the coding sequence ATGCTTAGAAGGTTGAAGGAAAGAGTTTTCCTATGTTCGGTAGCTGTTGCGACGTTTTTAACGATAGTACCCTTTTTCCACATACTCTTCAGCGTTTTTGCCAACGGATTACCAGTGCTCATAAATGGGGGCATCGAATTTCTCACTGGAACGTTAGCTCCTCCTGATAACGGTTTGGGTGGAATTGGGCCATCCATAGTAGGAACATTCGTCCTGACGTTTTTGGCATCTCTGATGGGGTTACCGATTGCTGTCTTAACTGGTGTTTTTTCTGCTGAATATCCGAACAGCATAATCGGAAAGGCAACGAGGACTTTACTCTTGATAATGATGGAGTTCCCAACGATTCTTGTTGGTCTCTTTGTCATGAACATTCTCGTTCTCCCGATGGGTACGTACTCAGCGATAGCTGGAGCCTTGGCTTTAGCAATAGTTATGATGCCGTACGTTGCAGTTTATACTGAACATGCTTTGAGAGAAATACCCTTCATATACAAGGAAGGTGCTTTTGCATTGGGTTTGAAGAGAGCTACAGTTGTTTTCAAGATCATGATGGGAATGGCAAGGAAAGGAGTTGTAACTGGAATTCTTATAGGGATGGCCAAGGTTGCTGGAGAAACGGCACCACTTCTATTCACAGCTGGTGGGTCATCTCGAATTTACTTCGCTGGAATGGATAGGCCTGTTGGTGCAATACCCCTCCTAATCTACCAGTTGGTTCAACAGCCTTATGAAAATTACCATCAGATAGCGTGGGGGGCCTCTCTCATCTTGATGCTGATATTTCTGGCTATATTCATTCCGATAAGGCTGAGCATCAAGGAGGTGAAGCTATGA
- a CDS encoding phosphate uptake regulator PhoU → MIENRKIYLSGGNSYIITLPKKWVENNGLKAGDHIRMEISGDVIVLRAKDSERAKRVVTVDSKDLCHDCLIRRIVAYYLAGYDSVRVKVYSEEHRRAVSLASDMLIGAEIIEDLGKEIVLEIFIDPNRFRIDYIVERIGNMCITMLSDFKQLLKSLDGYIHSSIVMRESEIDRLHFLALRLLKSEISGRPEDLLEYRTIIRALERISDHCVKMSESLMRVKVPLPKLVELVEICEKILKITMKSYYKKSSDLADEVINEVENFYSIEEKYSNILFELLEDFWRKKESIEKSANLRMILDSLSRIAGYCSDIAEAVINMCI, encoded by the coding sequence ATGATAGAGAATAGAAAAATCTACCTGAGCGGTGGAAACAGCTACATAATAACGTTACCCAAAAAGTGGGTTGAGAACAACGGATTGAAAGCTGGAGATCACATTAGAATGGAGATATCTGGTGATGTAATTGTTTTGAGAGCTAAGGATTCGGAGAGAGCGAAAAGGGTGGTTACCGTAGACTCAAAGGACTTGTGTCACGACTGCCTGATAAGGAGAATTGTAGCGTACTACCTAGCCGGTTATGACAGCGTGAGAGTTAAGGTTTACAGTGAGGAGCATAGGAGAGCAGTTTCCTTAGCTTCAGACATGCTCATCGGCGCTGAAATAATAGAAGATTTGGGTAAGGAGATAGTTCTCGAGATATTCATAGACCCAAACAGGTTCAGGATTGACTACATCGTAGAGAGAATAGGAAACATGTGCATAACGATGCTGTCAGACTTTAAGCAACTTCTGAAAAGCTTGGACGGATACATTCACAGTTCCATAGTAATGAGGGAAAGCGAGATAGACAGGTTGCATTTCCTCGCTCTCAGACTATTGAAATCTGAAATAAGCGGAAGACCAGAAGATCTGCTCGAATATAGAACTATAATCAGAGCTTTGGAGAGAATTTCGGATCACTGTGTAAAGATGTCCGAGAGTCTTATGAGGGTTAAAGTTCCATTGCCCAAACTGGTAGAGTTGGTCGAGATATGTGAAAAAATATTGAAGATAACCATGAAATCATATTACAAGAAGAGTTCCGACTTGGCTGATGAGGTTATAAACGAGGTTGAGAACTTTTACAGTATAGAGGAGAAATACTCCAACATACTTTTCGAACTGCTCGAAGACTTCTGGAGAAAGAAAGAGAGCATAGAGAAGTCGGCAAACCTCAGAATGATTCTCGACAGCCTTAGTAGGATAGCTGGTTACTGTTCGGACATAGCTGAAGCTGTGATAAACATGTGCATTTAA